One Streptomyces drozdowiczii DNA segment encodes these proteins:
- a CDS encoding MFS transporter: protein MADAPLLAAPTDRSPVRTWAVILAACVGQFLVVLDVSVVNVALPSMRADLGLSSTGLQWVLNAYSIAFAGFMLLGGRAADLYGRKRMFLVGLGLFTAASLAGGLAQEGWQLLAARAAQGLGAAVLAPATLTLLTAAVPEGPARARAIGTWMAVGAGGGAAGGLVGGVLTDALSWRWVLLINVPIGVLVLTGAALWLAEGRTRGRSRVDLLGAVLVTAGLAATAYGIVQTEEAGWTAAATLVPLLGGPVLLALFALVETRTAKPLMPLRVLGARAVASANTAMLVIGSATFSMWYFMTVYAQNVLDYSALEAGLALMPTSLAVVIGSKSAPRLMARVGAKNLALIGTAVTAAGFGWQSTMTAHGSYLTAVCLPGVLMMAGAGLASTPLASLATSGAAPGEAGLVSGLVNTSRTMGGALGLAVLSTVAAARTGGGADPAALTAGYALAFRTAGCVLLGGLLLMLLWLPRHRPERLTSVRTASPDAPAPARPRSR, encoded by the coding sequence CGTCCGCACCTGGGCGGTGATCCTCGCCGCCTGCGTCGGGCAGTTCCTCGTGGTGCTCGACGTGTCCGTCGTCAACGTCGCGCTCCCGTCCATGCGGGCGGACCTCGGGCTGAGTTCCACCGGGCTTCAATGGGTGCTCAACGCGTACTCGATCGCCTTCGCCGGTTTCATGCTGCTCGGCGGGCGCGCCGCCGACCTGTACGGCCGCAAGCGGATGTTCCTCGTCGGCCTCGGCCTGTTCACCGCCGCCTCACTGGCCGGCGGACTCGCCCAGGAGGGCTGGCAGTTGCTCGCCGCCCGCGCCGCGCAGGGGCTCGGCGCCGCCGTCCTCGCCCCCGCCACCCTCACCCTGCTCACCGCCGCTGTACCCGAGGGCCCCGCCCGCGCGAGGGCCATCGGCACCTGGATGGCGGTCGGGGCGGGCGGCGGCGCGGCCGGCGGACTCGTCGGCGGGGTGCTCACCGACGCGCTGTCCTGGCGCTGGGTGCTCCTGATCAACGTGCCCATCGGGGTGCTCGTGCTCACCGGCGCCGCCCTCTGGCTCGCCGAGGGCCGCACACGCGGGCGCAGCCGCGTCGACCTGCTGGGCGCCGTCCTCGTCACGGCGGGCCTCGCCGCCACGGCGTACGGCATCGTGCAGACCGAGGAGGCGGGGTGGACCGCCGCCGCGACCCTGGTCCCGCTGCTCGGCGGACCGGTGCTGCTCGCCCTGTTCGCCCTCGTGGAGACGCGCACGGCCAAGCCCCTGATGCCCTTGCGGGTGCTGGGGGCACGGGCGGTGGCGTCGGCGAACACGGCGATGCTCGTGATCGGCTCGGCCACGTTCTCCATGTGGTACTTCATGACGGTGTACGCGCAGAACGTGCTGGACTACAGCGCGCTGGAGGCCGGGCTCGCCCTGATGCCGACCTCGCTCGCCGTGGTCATCGGCTCCAAGAGCGCGCCCCGGCTGATGGCCCGCGTCGGCGCGAAGAACCTCGCGCTGATCGGCACCGCCGTCACCGCGGCCGGCTTCGGCTGGCAGTCCACGATGACCGCGCACGGCTCCTACCTCACCGCGGTCTGCCTGCCCGGCGTGCTCATGATGGCCGGTGCCGGGCTCGCCTCGACCCCGCTCGCCTCGCTGGCCACCTCGGGCGCGGCGCCGGGGGAGGCCGGGCTCGTCTCGGGGCTCGTCAACACCTCGCGCACCATGGGCGGCGCCCTCGGGCTCGCCGTGCTCTCCACGGTCGCCGCCGCCCGCACCGGGGGCGGGGCCGACCCGGCCGCCCTCACCGCCGGCTACGCCCTGGCCTTCCGCACGGCGGGCTGCGTCCTGCTCGGCGGCCTCCTCCTGATGCTGCTGTGGCTCCCGCGCCACCGGCCGGAACGCCTCACTTCCGTGCGTACAGCGTCACCCGACGCCCCCGCACCCGCTCGTCCCCGATCACGGTGA